Proteins from a single region of Drosophila biarmipes strain raj3 chromosome 3R, RU_DBia_V1.1, whole genome shotgun sequence:
- the LOC108025094 gene encoding integrator complex subunit 12 — protein MAANIAAAAAAAQEVDPVLKKAIKLLHSSNPTSAAELRLLFDEALKSRFGPEKSLTNNMSPRMLEDEANFPGRAATPPQQPINTDEIINLTNSPDKEPSDSVDTIADSDDGLSAVGIVNTGDTGDFGDLNCCVCGEMVIRATNRLIECSKCGAMYHQECHKPPITNEEAADDQEQNWQCDTCCNKPTTSGGRATSSAAPVTPSVFIADEPMPLTSKAKSSAASSRSSNSSNSSSPFYRPEPSSSTNASSSSSSKHGHKSSSSSSSKSHKEERPSKSTAAPSLSAIGGLEKHSSSGSGTSSSRRSSSKSSSKNSSTKHHESSGSSKRRSKQ, from the coding sequence ATGGCCGCCAACATAgccgccgcagccgcagctGCCCAGGAGGTCGACCCCGTGCTGAAGAAGGCCATCAAGCTGCTGCACTCCAGCAATCCCACCTCGGCGGCCGAGCTGCGTCTGCTCTTCGACGAGGCCCTGAAATCGCGGTTTGGCCCCGAGAAGAGTTTGACCAACAACATGAGCCCGCGCATGCTGGAGGACGAGGCCAACTTCCCGGGCCGggcggccacgcccccccaGCAGCCCATCAACACGGACGAGATCATCAATTTGACCAACTCGCCGGACAAGGAGCCCTCCGATTCGGTGGACACCATTGCGGACTCGGACGATGGCCTGAGTGCCGTGGGAATTGTTAACACCGGGGACACCGGCGACTTTGGCGACCTCAACTGCTGTGTGTGCGGCGAAATGGTCATCAGGGCCACCAACCGGCTGATCGAGTGCTCCAAGTGCGGCGCCATGTACCACCAGGAGTGCCACAAGCCCCCCATCACCAACGAGGAGGCGGCCGACGACCAGGAGCAGAACTGGCAGTGCGACACGTGCTGCAACAAGCCGACGACCAGCGGTGGCAGGGCCACGTCCTCGGCGGCGCCGGTGACGCCCTCCGTCTTCATTGCGGACGAGCCCATGCCGCTGACCAGCAAGGCCAAGTCCTCGGCGGCCTCGTCGCGCTCCTCCAACTCGTCCAACTCCTCGTCGCCCTTCTACAGGCCGGAGCCCAGCAGCTCCACCAATgccagcagcagtagcagcagcaagCACGGCCACAAGTCCTCCTCTTCGTCCTCCTCCAAGTCGCACAAGGAGGAGCGACCGTCCAAGTCAACGGCGGCTCCTTCACTGAGTGCCATCGGCGGCCTGGAGAAGcacagcagcagtggcagcggcaCCTCGTCCTCGCGCCGCAGCAGCTCCAAGTCCAGCTCCAAGAACAGTTCCACCAAGCACCACGaaagcagcggcagcagcaagcGCAGATCGAAGCAGTAA
- the LOC108025215 gene encoding cation-independent mannose-6-phosphate receptor isoform X1 — protein MRCSLPKDCAAPTQETFRQMRFHHWISLILLLFCCGESFAADAVDQLKFSTQECKIKEPIYGSTFDFSGLRSDLAHVVESVSNGGDKFEFNICGNLSRTCNGESNVAACLKKQGKDYIIGRQHELFYNNGKMYLEYKGGAKCDNGTASNPNYQLHVMLSCDYTLDAQPMHITPYANDACSFYISYETPLACLAIPDALQSNSCSVRDTKSNGTFDLMPLSDSNYRTSNRQDAFFLINVCKPVLYGENSMCPPGSSICLYNPKASSPKERFINFGNVQSRPVVERGQLLLRHESPTPCAKNSSANYTSVIYFSCDKFIRNAHPEFAGLGADSCTYQFNFVTPLACNDLEPCTAFTATNELLDLSALSKKPARTLVKDGRNYTIAVCAHAGTPCQENGGACYEQNSTTISLGNSNSQLRFNQTGSLYLLYEDGAECSADSGIRRWSTKIEFVCANNATKDNGANSAGPAAGGDSLKIIEDSNCQLLIQYQTPLACREPIKCKASVYVDHTTDGLGSSGDELIDLTPLISATDNYEARVELPASLEHLVPKTTKFFLNVCRPLVPKYQLGCAGGSAACMAKVTASGAPEEERSMGFPLVSLTQRNRTYAELLYLRGDPCPTDNTTELSTRLLFNCNMRAGRGQPVLRSIDDCAYRFEWETNVFCPPHECTFSEDTCDLVHDELNRRFNFKSAPFTKDGRIEIDYNGTKMAVNICGAHRKAMTDYSQALVNIFFTHESPNCGREGTMNVQIRLICSNQTESSSTISSDQQCNLLYVQRTPSICEFLSLGAAQHDGSSSSSSSSSTSSSTSTSSTTTSTTTQASPAGKPTKAATSTTTTTAAPDPAATPIGPTASVGTILAAILSVTFCVTCLGLFAFSPARRQRVRRLFRRSNSAVRYSRVQSNEEANLLLEPNGEFTESDDDMLL, from the exons ATGCGTTGCAGTTTGCCCAAGGACTGCGCAGCTCCCACGCAGGAGACTTTTCGCCAG ATGCGTTTTCATCATTGGATTTCCCTAATTTTACTGCTTTTCTGCTGCGGCGAGAGCTTCGCCGCTGACGCAGTTGATCAGCTG AAATTTTCCACGCAGGAATGCAAAATCAAGGAGCCCATCTATGGCAGCACCTTCGACTTCAGTGGCCTTCGCTCGGACTTGGCTCACGTGGTGGAAAGCGTGAGCAACGGCGGCGACAAGTTCGAGTTCAACATCTGCGGTAACCTCTCAAGAACCTGCAACGGCGAAAGCAATGTTGCAGCCTGCCTTAAGAAACAGGGAAAGGACTACATAATAG GTCGCCAACACGAGTTGTTCTACAACAATGGCAAGATGTATCTGGAGTACAAGGGCGGAGCGAAATGTGATAATGGCACTGCCAGCAATCCCAACTACCAGCTCCATGTGATGCTCAGCTGCGACTATACTCTGGATGCCCAGCCCATGCACATAACGCCTTAC GCCAACGATGCCTGCTCTTTCTACATCTCCTACGAGACCCCACTGGCCTGCCTCGCCATTCCCGATGCCCTGCAGTCCAACAGTTGCAGTGTGCGGGACACCAAATCGAATGGAACCTTCGATCTGATGCCCCTGAGTGATAGTAACTACCGAACAAGCAATCGCCAGGATGCCTTCTTCTTGATCAACGTGTGCAAGCCGGTGCTTTACGGGGAGAACAGCATGTGTCCCCCCGGCAGCAGCATTTGTCTGTATAATCCCAAGGCGAGCAGCCCAAAGGAACG ATTCATCAACTTCGGCAATGTGCAATCGCGCCCAGTGGTGGAGAGggggcagctgctgctccggcACGAGTCGCCAACGCCCTGTGCCAAGAACTCCAGCGCCAACTACACCAGCGTGATATACTTTAGCTGTGACAAGTTCATAAGG AATGCCCATCCCGAATTCGCGGGTCTGGGAGCCGATTCCTGCACCTACCAGTTCAACTTTGTGACGCCCTTGGCCTGCAATGATCTCGAGCCCTGCACGGCTTTCACCGCCACCAATGAGCT GCTGGATCTCAGTGCGCTTAGCAAGAAGCCAGCACGCACTTTGGTTAAGGATGGCCGGAACTATACAATTGCTGTGTGCGCCCATGCTGGGACGCCCTGCCAGGAGAATGGCG GCGCCTGCTACGAGCAGAATTCCACGACCATCAGCCTGGGCAACTCCAACTCGCAGCTGCGATTCAATCAGACCGGCTCCCTGTATTTGCTGTACGAGGATGGTGCCGAGTGCTCCGCAGACTCGGGCATCCGGCGCTGGTCGACGAAAATCGAGTTTGTCTGCGCGAACAATGCCACGAAGGACAATGGGGCCAACAGTGCTGGCCCCGCCGCTGGTGGCGACTCTTTGAAAATAATCGAGGACTCCAATTGTCAGCTGTTGATCCAATACCAGACGCCGCTTGCCTGCCGGGAGCCGATTAAATGCAAGGCCAGCGTCTATGTGGACCACACCACCGATGGCCTGGGCAGCAGTGGCGACGAGCTGATCGACCTAACGCCATTGATTAGCGCCACCGACAACTACGAGGCCAGAGTGGAGCTGCCGGCCAGCCTGGAGCACCTGGTGCCCAAGACGACCAAG TTCTTTTTGAATGTGTGCCGACCATTAGTGCCCAAATACCAATTAGGCTGTGCCGGCGGATCTGCTGCCTGCATGGCCAAAGTGACGGCCAGCGGCGCCCCCGAGGAGGAGCGT AGCATGGGCTTTCCCCTGGTGTCGCTGACGCAAAGGAATCGCACCTACGCCGAGCTGCTGTACTTGAGGGGAGACCCCTGTCCCACGGACAACACCACGGAGCTCTCCACGCGCCTCCTTTTCAACTGCAACATGCGGGCCGGTCGT GGCCAACCGGTGCTGCGTTCGATTGACGACTGTGCCTACCGATTCGAGTGGGAGACCAATGTCTTTTGCCCGCCGCACGAGTGCACCTTCAGTGAGGACACCTGCGACCTGGTGCACGACGAGCTGAATCGCCGATTCAACTTCAAGAGTGCGCCGTTCACCAAGGATGGCAGGATTGAG ATCGACTACAATGGCACCAAGATGGCGGTAAATATTTGCGGAGCGCATCGCAAGGCGATGACGGACTATTCGCAGGCGCTGGTCAACATATTCTTCACACACGAGTCGCCTAATTGTGGCCGAGaag GAACGATGAACGTCCAGATCCGCCTGATATGCAGCAACCAGACGGAGAGCAGCAGCACCATCTCCAGC GACCAGCAATGCAATTTGCTTTATGTGCAGCGAACGCCGAGCATCTGTGAGTTCCTTTCCCTTGGCGCGGCCCAGCACGACGGTAGCTCCAGCTCgagcagctcctcctccacaTCCTCCTCCACatccaccagcagcaccaccaccagcaccaccactcAGGCATCGCCAGCGGGTAAGCCAACCAAGGCGGCCACGtcgacaacgacaacaacagcTGCTCCCGATCCGGCGGCTACTCCCATCGGGCCAACGGCCTCCGTGGGCA CCATCCTGGCCGCCATCCTGTCGGTGACCTTCTGTGTGACGTGCCTGGGCCTGTTTGCCTTTTCCCCGGCGCGGAGGCAGCGCGTCCGCCGCCTCTTCCGGCGCAGCAACTCCGCGGTGCGATACTCCCGG GTTCAGTCCAACGAGGAGGCCAACCTGCTCTTGGAGCCCAATGGCGAGTTCACCGAGAGCGATGATGACATGCTGCTTTAG
- the LOC108025215 gene encoding cation-independent mannose-6-phosphate receptor isoform X2: MRCSLPKDCAAPTQETFRQMRFHHWISLILLLFCCGESFAADAVDQLKFSTQECKIKEPIYGSTFDFSGLRSDLAHVVESVSNGGDKFEFNICGNLSRTCNGESNVAACLKKQGKDYIIGRQHELFYNNGKMYLEYKGGAKCDNGTASNPNYQLHVMLSCDYTLDAQPMHITPYANDACSFYISYETPLACLAIPDALQSNSCSVRDTKSNGTFDLMPLSDSNYRTSNRQDAFFLINVCKPVLYGENSMCPPGSSICLYNPKASSPKERFINFGNVQSRPVVERGQLLLRHESPTPCAKNSSANYTSVIYFSCDKFIRNAHPEFAGLGADSCTYQFNFVTPLACNDLEPCTAFTATNELLDLSALSKKPARTLVKDGRNYTIAVCAHAGTPCQENGGACYEQNSTTISLGNSNSQLRFNQTGSLYLLYEDGAECSADSGIRRWSTKIEFVCANNATKDNGANSAGPAAGGDSLKIIEDSNCQLLIQYQTPLACREPIKCKASVYVDHTTDGLGSSGDELIDLTPLISATDNYEARVELPASLEHLVPKTTKFFLNVCRPLVPKYQLGCAGGSAACMAKVTASGAPEEERSMGFPLVSLTQRNRTYAELLYLRGDPCPTDNTTELSTRLLFNCNMRAGRGQPVLRSIDDCAYRFEWETNVFCPPHECTFSEDTCDLVHDELNRRFNFKSAPFTKDGRIEIDYNGTKMAVNICGAHRKAMTDYSQALVNIFFTHESPNCGREGTMNVQIRLICSNQTESSSTISSDQQCNLLYVQRTPSICEFLSLGAAQHDGSSSSSSSSSTSSSTSTSSTTTSTTTQASPAAILAAILSVTFCVTCLGLFAFSPARRQRVRRLFRRSNSAVRYSRVQSNEEANLLLEPNGEFTESDDDMLL, translated from the exons ATGCGTTGCAGTTTGCCCAAGGACTGCGCAGCTCCCACGCAGGAGACTTTTCGCCAG ATGCGTTTTCATCATTGGATTTCCCTAATTTTACTGCTTTTCTGCTGCGGCGAGAGCTTCGCCGCTGACGCAGTTGATCAGCTG AAATTTTCCACGCAGGAATGCAAAATCAAGGAGCCCATCTATGGCAGCACCTTCGACTTCAGTGGCCTTCGCTCGGACTTGGCTCACGTGGTGGAAAGCGTGAGCAACGGCGGCGACAAGTTCGAGTTCAACATCTGCGGTAACCTCTCAAGAACCTGCAACGGCGAAAGCAATGTTGCAGCCTGCCTTAAGAAACAGGGAAAGGACTACATAATAG GTCGCCAACACGAGTTGTTCTACAACAATGGCAAGATGTATCTGGAGTACAAGGGCGGAGCGAAATGTGATAATGGCACTGCCAGCAATCCCAACTACCAGCTCCATGTGATGCTCAGCTGCGACTATACTCTGGATGCCCAGCCCATGCACATAACGCCTTAC GCCAACGATGCCTGCTCTTTCTACATCTCCTACGAGACCCCACTGGCCTGCCTCGCCATTCCCGATGCCCTGCAGTCCAACAGTTGCAGTGTGCGGGACACCAAATCGAATGGAACCTTCGATCTGATGCCCCTGAGTGATAGTAACTACCGAACAAGCAATCGCCAGGATGCCTTCTTCTTGATCAACGTGTGCAAGCCGGTGCTTTACGGGGAGAACAGCATGTGTCCCCCCGGCAGCAGCATTTGTCTGTATAATCCCAAGGCGAGCAGCCCAAAGGAACG ATTCATCAACTTCGGCAATGTGCAATCGCGCCCAGTGGTGGAGAGggggcagctgctgctccggcACGAGTCGCCAACGCCCTGTGCCAAGAACTCCAGCGCCAACTACACCAGCGTGATATACTTTAGCTGTGACAAGTTCATAAGG AATGCCCATCCCGAATTCGCGGGTCTGGGAGCCGATTCCTGCACCTACCAGTTCAACTTTGTGACGCCCTTGGCCTGCAATGATCTCGAGCCCTGCACGGCTTTCACCGCCACCAATGAGCT GCTGGATCTCAGTGCGCTTAGCAAGAAGCCAGCACGCACTTTGGTTAAGGATGGCCGGAACTATACAATTGCTGTGTGCGCCCATGCTGGGACGCCCTGCCAGGAGAATGGCG GCGCCTGCTACGAGCAGAATTCCACGACCATCAGCCTGGGCAACTCCAACTCGCAGCTGCGATTCAATCAGACCGGCTCCCTGTATTTGCTGTACGAGGATGGTGCCGAGTGCTCCGCAGACTCGGGCATCCGGCGCTGGTCGACGAAAATCGAGTTTGTCTGCGCGAACAATGCCACGAAGGACAATGGGGCCAACAGTGCTGGCCCCGCCGCTGGTGGCGACTCTTTGAAAATAATCGAGGACTCCAATTGTCAGCTGTTGATCCAATACCAGACGCCGCTTGCCTGCCGGGAGCCGATTAAATGCAAGGCCAGCGTCTATGTGGACCACACCACCGATGGCCTGGGCAGCAGTGGCGACGAGCTGATCGACCTAACGCCATTGATTAGCGCCACCGACAACTACGAGGCCAGAGTGGAGCTGCCGGCCAGCCTGGAGCACCTGGTGCCCAAGACGACCAAG TTCTTTTTGAATGTGTGCCGACCATTAGTGCCCAAATACCAATTAGGCTGTGCCGGCGGATCTGCTGCCTGCATGGCCAAAGTGACGGCCAGCGGCGCCCCCGAGGAGGAGCGT AGCATGGGCTTTCCCCTGGTGTCGCTGACGCAAAGGAATCGCACCTACGCCGAGCTGCTGTACTTGAGGGGAGACCCCTGTCCCACGGACAACACCACGGAGCTCTCCACGCGCCTCCTTTTCAACTGCAACATGCGGGCCGGTCGT GGCCAACCGGTGCTGCGTTCGATTGACGACTGTGCCTACCGATTCGAGTGGGAGACCAATGTCTTTTGCCCGCCGCACGAGTGCACCTTCAGTGAGGACACCTGCGACCTGGTGCACGACGAGCTGAATCGCCGATTCAACTTCAAGAGTGCGCCGTTCACCAAGGATGGCAGGATTGAG ATCGACTACAATGGCACCAAGATGGCGGTAAATATTTGCGGAGCGCATCGCAAGGCGATGACGGACTATTCGCAGGCGCTGGTCAACATATTCTTCACACACGAGTCGCCTAATTGTGGCCGAGaag GAACGATGAACGTCCAGATCCGCCTGATATGCAGCAACCAGACGGAGAGCAGCAGCACCATCTCCAGC GACCAGCAATGCAATTTGCTTTATGTGCAGCGAACGCCGAGCATCTGTGAGTTCCTTTCCCTTGGCGCGGCCCAGCACGACGGTAGCTCCAGCTCgagcagctcctcctccacaTCCTCCTCCACatccaccagcagcaccaccaccagcaccaccactcAGGCATCGCCAGCGG CCATCCTGGCCGCCATCCTGTCGGTGACCTTCTGTGTGACGTGCCTGGGCCTGTTTGCCTTTTCCCCGGCGCGGAGGCAGCGCGTCCGCCGCCTCTTCCGGCGCAGCAACTCCGCGGTGCGATACTCCCGG GTTCAGTCCAACGAGGAGGCCAACCTGCTCTTGGAGCCCAATGGCGAGTTCACCGAGAGCGATGATGACATGCTGCTTTAG
- the LOC108025214 gene encoding protein toll: MSRLRAASELAVLLVILQLIHWPGSEAVFGRDACNEISIKGACQCSPIMSEYEIVCPAYSENPTFRLTIQPNDYVQIMCNQTDSNDYRQLPAKVRIGEVDRVQMRRCMLPGHAPVASILDYLGIVSPKTLIFESDNLGMNITRQHLDRLYSLKRFRFTTRRLNHVPANLLTNMRNLSHLELCANIEEMPSHMFDGLENLEFIEFGGNKLRQMPRGIFSKMPKLKHLNLWSNELHNLTKHDFEGATSVVGIDIHGNGIEQLPHDVFAYLTNLTDINLSANVFRSLPEGLFEHNKHLVEVRLMNNRVKLDTLPSRLFANQPELKILRLRADLETLPGDLFEFSTQITNISLEDNLLSTLPATLLEHQVNLLSLDLSNNRLTHLPDSLFESTTNLEDLRLENNFLTDISSDLFSRLGKLVTLTMSKNRLRTIHSGAFDGTKGLLHLHLDHNDIDLQQPLFGAELQRELSSPFSLMSNLVTLNLRNNSIMFVYGDWVTALKNLRELDLSYNKINSLGYEDLQFLSNNRLHVNLTHNKIRYISLHKEYPVDPKHPVHIDLNDNPLECTCTLLWFVQLIKGVHRPQYAKHLSLQADRLNCSMPSNLKDTPVRHLDPKLLLCPLDQTEDPQQRKCPLGCECMVRTYDNALVIKSTSGNLTRVPRLPELPQNLHLMELHLENNTLLRLPSAQTPGYANVTSLHLAGNNLTHLDVEQLPPHLTHLDVSWNHLQSLNASVLAFLNRTMKWRSMKLSGNPWMCDCDAKPLLLFTQDNFERIEDRNEMMCMDAEVPTRMVELSTNDICPGEKGVYIALAVVIALTGLLAGFTAALYYKYQTEIKIWLYAHNMLLWLVTEEELDKDKKFDAFISYSHKDQSFIEDYLVPQLEHGPQKFQLCVHERDWLVGGHIPENIMRSVADSRRTIIVLSQNFIKSEWARLEFRAAHRSALNEGRSRIIVIIYSDIGDVEKLDEELKAYLKMNTYLKWGDPWFWDKLRFALPHRRPMGNIGNGALIKTALKGSTDDKLELIKPSPVTPPLTTPPAEATKNPLVAQLNGVTPHPAIMIANGKNGLTNLYTPNGKSHVNGHINGAFIINTNAKQSDV; the protein is encoded by the exons ATGAGTCGACTAAGGGCGGCTTCCGAGCTGGCGGTGCTCCTGGTGATCCTGCAACTCATCCACTGGCCTGGCAGTGAGGCAGTCTTCGGCAGGGACGCGTGCAACGAGATCAGCATCAAGGGTGCGTGCCAATGCTCACCCATCATGTCGGAGTACGAGATCGTCTGCCCGGCGTACTCGGAGAATCCCACCTTCAGACTGACCATCCAGCCCAACGACTATGTGCAGATCATGTGCAACCAGACGGACAGCAATGACTACCGGCAGCTGCCGGCGAAAGTGAGGATCGGCGAAGTGGACAGGGTGCAGATGAGGAGGTGTATGCTGCCCGGCCACGCGCCAGTGGCCAGCATTCTGGATTACCTGGGCATTGTGTCGCCCAAAACGCTGATCTTCGAGAGCGACAACCTGGGCATGAACATCACTCGCCAGCACTTGGATCGCTTGTACAGTCTCAAGCGCTTCCGGTTCACCACCCGTCGTCTGAACCATGTGCCAGCCAACCTGCTGACCAACATGAGGAATCTAAGCCACCTGGAACTGTGTGCCAACATTGAGGAGATGCCATCGCACATGTTTGACGGCCTGGAGAACCTGGAGTTCATCGAATTCGGTGGCAATAAGCTGAGGCAAATGCCGCGCGGCATTTTCAGCAAGATGCCCAAGCTGAAGCACCTGAATTTGTGGAGCAACGAGCTGCACAACCTCACCAAGCACGATTTCGAAGGTGCCACCTCGGTGGTGGGCATAGACATCCATGGCAATGGTATCGAGCAGCTGCCGCACGACGTCTTTGCCTACCTCACGAATCTCACGGATATCAATCTGAGCGCCAACGTCTTCCGCTCCCTGCCGGAGGGTCTTTTCGAGCACAACAAGCACCTGGTCGAGGTGCGTCTGATGAACAACCGTGTGAAACTTGACACTCTGCCCTCGCGGCTGTTTGCCAACCAGCCGGAGCTGAAGATCCTACGGCTGAGAGCCGACCTGGAAACGCTGCCGGGGGATCTCTTCGAGTTTTCCACACAGATCACGAACATCTCGCTGGAGGACAACCTGCTGAGCACACTGCCCGCCACTTTGCTGGAGCATCAGGTGAATCTCCTGAGCTTGGACTTGAGCAACAACAGGCTGACCCACTTGCCGGATTCGCTTTTTGAAAGCACCACAAATCTGGAGGATCTGCGTCTGGAAAACAACTTTCTCACCGACATAAGCAG CGATTTATTCAGCAGACTGGGCAAGCTGGTGACCCTGACCATGAGCAAAAATCGACTGCGAACCATCCACTCCGGCGCTTTTGATGGCACTAAAGGACTGCTCCACCTGCATTTAGACCACAACGATATTGACCTGCAGCAACCTCTGTTTGGCGCGGAGCTTCAGAGAGAGCTAAGCTCACCGTTTTCTCTAATGTCCAATCTGGTGACCCTAAACCTGCGCAACAACTCGATCATGTTCGTCTACGGAGACTGGGTCACAGCGCTGAAAAACTTGAGGGAACTGGACTTGAGTTACAACAAGATTAACTCGCTGGGCTATGAGGATCTGCAATTCCTTTCCAATAACAGGTTGCACGTCAACCTAACGCACAACAAGATACGCTATATCTCGCTGCACAAGGAGTATCCAGTGGATCCCAAGCATCCGGTTCACATAGACCTCAATGATAATCCGCTGGAGTGCACCTGCACGCTCCTCTGGTTCGTCCAGCTGATCAAGGGCGTCCACAGGCCGCAATATGCCAAGCATTTGAGCCTTCAGGCAGACCGACTCAACTGCAGTATGCCGAGCAATTTGAAGGACACTCCCGTGCGGCACTTGGACCCCAAGCTGCTGCTCTGTCCGCTGGACCAAACCGAGGATCCGCAGCAGCGGAAGTGTCCACTTGGCTGCGAGTGCATGGTGCGTACCTACGACAATGCCCTGGTAATAAAGAGCACTAGTGGCAACCTGACTCGTGTTCCCCGCCTGCCTGAGCTGCCCCAGAACCTGCACCTCATGGAACTGCACTTGGAGAACAACACCTTGCTCCGGCTGCCATCTGCCCAGACACCCGGCTATGCGAACGTGACCAGTCTGCATCTGGCTGGCAATAACCTCACGCACCTCGATGTGGAGCAACTGCCGCCGCATCTCACGCACCTGGATGTCAGCTGGAACCATCTGCAGAGTCTGAATGCCAGCGTTTTGGCCTTCCTGAATCGCACCATGAAGTGGCGCTCGATGAAGCTGTCGGGGAATCCCTGGATGTGCGACTGCGATGCCAAGCCACTGCTGCTCTTCACCCAGGACAATTTCGAGAGGATCGAGGATCGCAATGAGATGATGTGCATGGACGCCGAGGTACCCACGCGGATGGTGGAGCTGTCGACGAATGACATTTGTCCCGGCGAGAAGGGCGTCTACATCGCGCTGGCGGTGGTGATTGCTTTGACTGGCCTGCTGGCCGGTTTCACGGCAGCCCTGTACTACAAATACCAGACGGAGATCAAGATCTGGCTGTATGCCCACAACATGCTGCTGTGGCTGGTCaccgaggaggagctggacAAGGACAAGAAGTTCGACGCCTTCATCTCGTACTCGCACAAGGACCAGAGCTTCATCGAGGACTATTTGGTGCCGCAGCTGGAGCACGGCCCCCAGAAGTTCCAGCTCTGCGTCCACGAGCGCGACTGGCTGGTCGGTGGTCATATTCCAGAGAACATCATGCGCTCTGTGGCGGATTCGAGGCGTACCATCATTGTGCTCAGCCAGAACTTCATCAAGTCGGAGTGGGCACGCCTGGAGTTCAGGGCAGCTCATCGATCAGCACTAAACGAGGGACGCTCCCGCATCATAGTGATCATCTACTCGGACATCGGGGATGTGGAGAAGCTGGACGAGGAGCTGAAGGCCTACCTCAAGATGAACACCTATCTGAAGTGGGGCGATCCGtggttctgggataagctgcGATTCGCCCTGCCCCATCGCCGGCCCATGGGAAACATTGGCAACGGAGCGCTGATCAAGACGGCGCTGAAAGGTTCCACGGACGACAAGCTGGAGCTGATCAAGCCGTCGCCGGTGACGCCGCCGCTGACCACGCCGCCGGCGGAGGCCACCAAGAATCCGCTGGTGGCGCAGCTGAACGGGGTCACGCCGCATCCGGCCATCATGATTGCCAACGGCAAGAACGGACTGACGAATCTGTACACACCCAATGGCAAGTCGCACGTGAATGGCCACATCAACGGCGCCTTCATCATCAACACGAATGCCAAGCAGAGCGACGTATAG